A single genomic interval of Oncorhynchus gorbuscha isolate QuinsamMale2020 ecotype Even-year linkage group LG25, OgorEven_v1.0, whole genome shotgun sequence harbors:
- the LOC124014107 gene encoding KICSTOR complex protein ITFG2-like isoform X2 encodes MDSSEQLKWSVQVDHQLFALQKLDITGDGREEVVACAWDGQTYIIDHNRMVVRFQFDENVNAFRAGQYTCKDGKNSPCLVYVSFNHKIYVYWRVELERMEPTHLLRVLEERPEFKARLEQLGVECCVWRIDRGVLYR; translated from the exons ATGGACAGTTCAGAGCAGTTGAAGTGGTCAGTGCAGGTGGATCACCAGCTTTTTGCTCTGCAGAAGCTGGACATCACA GGCGACggcagagaggaggtggtggcGTGTGCCTGGGATGGTCAGACCTACATCATCGACCACAACCGCATGGTGGTGCGCTTCCAGTTTGACGAAAATGTCAATGCTTTCCGTGCAG GTCAGTACACCTGTAAGGATGGCAAGAACAGCCCCTGTCTGGTGTACGTCAGCTTTAACCACAAGATCTATGTGTACTGGAGGGTGGAGCTGGAGCGCATGGAGCCCACCCATCTCCTTAGGGTCCTGGAGGAGAGGCCAGAGTTCAAGGCCCGGCTGGAGCAACTGGGAGTGG